From the genome of Gryllotalpicola protaetiae:
CCCTGGTCGGGCCCTTCGGGAAGGTGCCGTCCGAGGTCTCGATCGAGGAGGCGACCCTCGCCGCCCGCCAGACCGTTCTCTCCGTGCTCGGGAGCGTGAAGCGGGCGATCGGGGATCTGGACCGCATCGCGGCTTGGGTGAGCGTGAGTGGCATGGTGAACGCCGAGAGCGGCTACGGCAAGACCACCAATGCCATCAACGGGTTCTCCGGGCTCGTCCTTGAGCTTTTCGGACCCGAGATCGGGAATCACGCGCGTACCGCGGTCGGGTATGCCGCCCTCCCCCTCAACAACGCGGTCGTCGTCGGCGCCGAGCTCGAACTCCGGAACTGAGCGGGTGCATCCGTCGATACGCGGAGGTGACCGGCTGCCGCCTCTCAGGCTGCAGCGACCAGCGCGCCAAGCGAGTTCAACCTCTCCTGCACGAGCTGCTCAGCGGTCACACCCCTCAAAAACAGCTCCGGCCGGGCGGTCAGATAGAACGACTGCGCCGCACTCAGCAGAACGACGAAGAAGAAGTTCGCCGGGAGAAGGAGCCTCCCCGCGAGCAAGTGGCCGTACTCGCTGTTGAGGCTTGTGGTGAAGGGCACGACGACGACGCCAAGCAAACGGACCGTGTTGAGCGTGAGAACGACGGTGTCGACGACCCTGACGTGCTCGAACTGGCGCGCGTGCCCAACCCACAACGCACCGAGGATCAGGAAGCTGATCCCGAAGCCGATGAGTTGTGGGCTCAGCTTCCCGAGTGCAGTCCAGAGCTCATGGTTCGTGCGGATGCCGGAGCCGAGGGCCTCGACGCTCACATCGAGGACGAGCAGGGTGGCCGCGATCGCGAACACTCCATCGGTAAACGCTTCGAGCCGGCGTGGGGATATCAGCCTGTCGCGACCACCGTGCGTCCGAGTGCTCTCAGCCTCGTCCGCTCTCCCCGGCCTGCCCTTCATGACAGTGAGGCCAGAGGCGCGCCCGCAGCACTACAACTGAACCGATGATCGCTCTGGACAGCCGACGCCGGCGGCCAGATCGACAAAGTGTCTTTGGCCGATCACGTGGCGCGAAGAAGCCTGCGAACTCCGCCGCGGGCCAGCATGAGGACGATGATCAGCGCGGTGACGAGGAAGAACCCGCCGAGACGCACGGAGCCTCCGAAGACAAGCGCCGTGAGCTCGAGGACCACGAACTTGCTGCCGGGCAGGACGAGGATGAGCGTCGCGATGCTGATGACCCGGCGCCATAGCGACGCAGCCGTTCGGATCCGCCTGAGCAGCGCTGCTTTCACCCACACCACAAGCTCGAGCACCAGCTTCAATAGGACCGCCGTCAAGAGGGTGAGCACGAACGACTCGGAAAGCACTTGCGGGAAGAACTCCACAGCCAACGCGAGTACGACCGTGTAGACGAAGACATCTACCACGTCGGGCGCCGCCAGCCACCTGCGGTGAACGGGCTGAGATCCTTCCGGCGCATCGTGCCCGCCGTCGAGCTCCGCGGCCATGTCACACCTTTCTGCCTCGGCCTGAAGCCGCGGCCGCCAGAGACCGTCACCCTCCGAGGAGCTTCCTCATCATGGAGCACGCGCGGTCGCCGCAGGAAGGGGCTGCGCCGAGCGGAGACCTACTGACGTTCATCGCACGACGACCGCTGGGCGGCGAACTGCCCGGCCGATCTTGTGCGACAGCACGTGCCGACACTGGTGCGAATGGGAACAAAGCGTCTATGAGTTCATTTCAGGCAGCCAGGCAGGTCCGGCGATGACGCACGCCGTGTCGATGTTCGAAGGCCAAGGTTGGTTGCAGATCTGCGAGCTGCTGCTCGCTTTCGCGCTCTCCGCCCTCATCGGACTCGAACGCCAGCTCCGAGGACGAAGTGCCGGGCTCCGCACTCAGGCCATCGTGGGCACGGCGTCGGCGCTATTCCTGCTGGTGTCCAAATACGGCTTCACGGATGTGCTCTCCTCTCACGTGATCCTGGACCCGTCACGCGTCGCCGCCCAGATCGTGTCG
Proteins encoded in this window:
- a CDS encoding RidA family protein, with protein sequence MTIIEERLAALGLSLPAAAVAPPGVAFSFAWVRVSGRRVLVSGHSPQADDGTLVGPFGKVPSEVSIEEATLAARQTVLSVLGSVKRAIGDLDRIAAWVSVSGMVNAESGYGKTTNAINGFSGLVLELFGPEIGNHARTAVGYAALPLNNAVVVGAELELRN
- a CDS encoding TMEM175 family protein; this encodes MKGRPGRADEAESTRTHGGRDRLISPRRLEAFTDGVFAIAATLLVLDVSVEALGSGIRTNHELWTALGKLSPQLIGFGISFLILGALWVGHARQFEHVRVVDTVVLTLNTVRLLGVVVVPFTTSLNSEYGHLLAGRLLLPANFFFVVLLSAAQSFYLTARPELFLRGVTAEQLVQERLNSLGALVAAA